One genomic window of uncultured Campylobacter sp. includes the following:
- a CDS encoding sodium-dependent transporter, whose product MTKHKFSSRWAFIIACVGSAVGMANVWGFPYKLGTNGGGAFLLIYVFFVALFSYVGLSAEYAIGRRAKTGTLGSYEYAWKSRGLGAIGKVIGWLPLAGSMCIAVGYAVIIAYVLKALVQAIDGSLMSENTDTWFNSFALASYSVVPYHCIIVAGTLLTLFFGAKSIEKTNKIMMPLFFVLFAILAVRVATLQGAAGGYAFLFGADFTKLADPMVWISAMGQAFFSLSITGSGMIVYGAYLSKDEDVVSAAKNTALFDTLAAMVAALVMIPAVFAYGMDPAAGPKLLFVTLPKILQDMAGGRIFAVILFTAVIFGGISSLQNMFEVVAESLMHKFPRLSRAFTLALLCAICLSAGLGMEAISSWGPWMDFVSIYIIPIGAVIGAISWFWVIKRNEILDEINLGADRARGKLWYDIGRFVYVPLALLLCIIALSMHISF is encoded by the coding sequence ATGACAAAACACAAATTTTCATCGCGTTGGGCTTTTATCATCGCTTGCGTGGGCTCCGCCGTAGGTATGGCAAATGTCTGGGGCTTCCCTTATAAACTCGGCACGAACGGCGGTGGCGCATTTTTACTAATTTACGTTTTTTTCGTAGCGCTGTTTTCATACGTAGGCCTAAGCGCCGAATACGCGATCGGTCGCCGCGCCAAAACAGGCACGCTGGGCTCATACGAATACGCGTGGAAAAGCCGCGGACTGGGCGCTATCGGTAAGGTTATCGGCTGGTTGCCACTTGCCGGTTCGATGTGTATCGCAGTGGGCTATGCCGTCATCATCGCCTACGTTTTAAAGGCGCTAGTCCAAGCCATAGACGGCTCGCTAATGAGCGAAAATACCGATACATGGTTCAACTCTTTTGCCCTGGCGTCCTACTCCGTGGTGCCTTATCACTGCATAATCGTCGCAGGCACGTTGCTGACGCTGTTTTTCGGCGCCAAAAGCATCGAAAAAACGAATAAAATTATGATGCCGCTATTTTTCGTGCTATTTGCAATTTTGGCGGTTAGGGTCGCGACGCTGCAAGGTGCTGCGGGCGGATATGCGTTTCTTTTTGGCGCTGATTTTACTAAGCTAGCAGATCCGATGGTTTGGATTTCTGCGATGGGACAGGCGTTTTTCTCGCTATCGATTACGGGCTCAGGGATGATCGTCTATGGCGCGTATCTATCCAAGGACGAAGACGTCGTATCCGCAGCGAAAAATACCGCGCTATTTGACACGCTAGCCGCAATGGTAGCTGCGCTAGTGATGATCCCTGCAGTATTTGCTTACGGAATGGATCCTGCGGCGGGTCCTAAGCTACTTTTCGTAACTCTGCCTAAAATTTTGCAAGATATGGCAGGTGGTAGAATTTTTGCAGTGATTTTATTTACCGCCGTGATTTTTGGTGGAATTTCATCGCTTCAAAATATGTTCGAAGTAGTCGCCGAATCGCTAATGCATAAGTTTCCAAGGCTAAGCCGCGCCTTCACGCTTGCGCTATTGTGCGCGATCTGCCTGAGCGCAGGCCTTGGTATGGAAGCGATAAGCTCATGGGGGCCATGGATGGATTTCGTATCGATTTATATCATTCCGATCGGAGCAGTAATCGGAGCGATATCGTGGTTTTGGGTGATTAAGCGGAATGAAATTTTAGATGAGATCAATCTGGGCGCAGATAGGGCCCGCGGCAAGCTCTGGTATGATATCGGGCGCTTTGTCTATGTCCCGCTGGCACTACTTTTATGCATAATCGCGCTTAGTATGCATATTTCGTTTTGA